Proteins from a genomic interval of Acomys russatus chromosome 19, mAcoRus1.1, whole genome shotgun sequence:
- the Hspb1 gene encoding heat shock protein beta-1 has product MTERRVPFSLLRSPSWEPFRDWYPAHSRLFDQAFGVPRLPDEWSQWFSATGWPGYLRPLPAATAEGPAAVALAAPNFSRALTRQLSSGVSEIRQTADRWRVSLDVNHFAPEELTVKTKEGVVEITGKHEERQDEHGYISRCFTRKYTLPPGVDPTLVSSSLSPEGTLTVEAPLPKAATQSAEITIPVTFEARAQIGGSEAGKSEQSGAK; this is encoded by the exons ATGACTGAACGCCGTGTGCCCTTCTCGCTGCTGCGGAGCCCCAGCTGGGAACCGTTCCGGGACTGGTACCCGGCCCACAGCCGCCTCTTCGATCAAGCCTTCGGAGTGCCCCGGTTGCCGGATGAGTGGTCGCAGTGGTTCAGCGCCACTGGTTGGCCGGGCTATCTGCGCCCGCTGCCCGCCGCGACTGCCGAGGGCCCCGCAGCAGTGGCCCTGGCCGCGCCCAACTTCAGCCGTGCGCTCACCCGGCAGCTCAGCAGCGGTGTCTCGGAGATCCGGCAGACAGCGGATCGTTGGCGCGTGTCTCTGGACGTAAACCACTTCGCTCCCGAGGAGCTCACCGTCAAGACCAAGGAAGGCGTGGTGGAGATCACTG GCAAGCACGAAGAACGGCAGGACGAACATGGCTACATCTCTCGGTGCTTCACCCGGAAATATAC GCTACCTCCCGGTGTGGACCCCACCCTGGTGTCCTCTTCCCTGTCCCCTGAGGGCACACTTACCGTGGAGGCTCCACTGCCCAAAGCTGCTACGCAATCAGCAGAGATTACCATTCCGGTCACTTTCGAAGCCCGCGCCCAAATTGGAGGCTCCGAAGCTGGGAAGTCGGAACAGTCTGGTGCCAAGTAG